The stretch of DNA CGCCGTCGCTCGAGGTCGCCAATTGCACGAGGGGCTCGCCCGCCTGGTGCAGGAATCCGAAGTGCTCAAGGAAGTACGCGGGCGTGGCTTGCTGTTGGGCCTCGAGTTTCAGCCGCTGCCGCATGAGATTTCGGCCGCCTGGAAAGCCGTCGACGAAAGCGGCCTGATGCCGTTTCTTGTCCCCAAGCTCGACGACCTGATCGACAACATTCCCGCCTTGTATGCGATGCAAGTGCTGCTCGACACACACGGCATTTACACGCAAGTCGCTCGCTCGAACCCGTTGGTGCTGCGAATTCAGCCGCCGCTGACCATCACGAGCGAACAAGTCGAACAGTTCCTCAATGCCTTGGAAAAAGTCGCGAGCGAGTGGGAACTGGGCACTCACGTCATGTCGACCGTGATTAGCAAATCGGTCATCGGGCACCACGATGCCGCCGAGCGGCATCGCGGTCCCGTAGCGGCCAAGTGAGTAGACGCGGCAGGTTGCGGGCAGTCTTGGCGACGCGAGCCGATGGCGACACGTCGGCCGGACTCCCGACATTCGCCCGCAGTGTTTCCTTTGGACGTGCCAGCAGCGAGGTTCCACGTTTTGTTTTTCGAGCGCTATAGCAAGATCATTCTGGGAGCAGCGATTCTCGTGCTGCCGGTGCTGGCGTATGGCGCGATCAGGGCTGCCGGCACGAATCGTAACGACGTCAAGGACTGGCTGCCCGAAACGTTCCAGGAAACCCAGGACTATCACTGGTTCCAGAAGCACTTCGAGAACGAGACGCAGGTGCTTGTCAGTTGGCCCGGCGCGACGCTCGAAGATCCGCGCGTGGAAAAGTTCGCCCGCCTGGTCGATGCGCGCCGTAGCGGCACAGACGGGCCCATCGACACGGCGCTCTTTTCCACCGTGCTCACCGGGCCCGAGGTCGTCGAGCGACTGACCAGGGCGCCTGTGAATCTCACACGTGCCGAGGCCGCGGCGCGGTTGGCCGGAGTGCTGGTCGGCAAGGATCATCGGCAAGTCAGCGCCGTGGTATCGCTTTCGCCGAAAGGGCAAGTCGACCTGCACGACACGCTCGCGCAGCTCGAAAAGGCCGCCGAGATGGCCACTGGCCTGAGCGCGCGTGACATCTACATGGGCGGGCCGCCGGTCGACAACGTGGCGATCGACGACGAAAGCGCAGGCACGCTGCGATACCTGGCTGGCTTGTCTGCGCTCACGGGCCTAGGGCTCGCCTATTGGTGCATGCGGCAGTGGGGGCTGACGGTTCTGATTTGCACCGCCGCGGTGTATAGCGCGCTGGTGGCCCTGGCCATGGTCTATTTCACCGGCAACATGATGGACGCCATCATGTATTCCATGCCGCCGGTCGTGTACACCGCGGCCCTGTCGGGCGCGATCCACATCATCAACTACTATCGTGCGACGGTAGGAGAAGGGGGTCGCGCAGGCGCCGCGGGTCGCGCGCTGCGCCGCGCCTGGCTGCCGTGCATGTTGTCGGCCATGACGACGGCGATCGGGCTCGGCTCGTTGTGCATCAGCGAGCTGGTGCCGATCCGCCTGTTCGGGTTTTATTCCTGCCTGGGCGTGCTGTGCACGCTCGCGCTGTTATTCACTTGCGTGCCGGCAGCTTTGCAGCTCTGGCCGCCGCGTCCGGTCGCTCCGCCAGCCATCCATCCCTGGGACGAACCGACGGATGGACGCTGGTTTCATCGGTTGGGTCTGAAGCTTGCCTGGGGGATTGTCGGGCACCATGCGCTCGTCATTCTGGCTTTTGCCACCACGCTTGTCGGCTTGGGGATCGGAGCGCGGTACGTAAAGACGTCGGTCTCGATCGCGAATCTCTTCTCGCCCGAGGCTGAGCTGGTGCGCAAATACGAGTGGCTGCAGGAGCACCTGGGCGGGCTGATTCCGATGGAAGTCATCATCCGCTTCGACAATCGCGAGAATCAGCAGTCGTTCCTCGAAAGGTTGACGCTGGTCGATCGCATCGAACGGCACCTGGTTGCGCTGCCCGAGGTGAGCAGCTCGATGTCACCCGTGACCTTTGCACCCAGCCTCGACCAGCCGGTGTCCAGCGGCGGCCGCGGGGCCTCGAAGGCGATGCAGCGGCTGCTCGTGCGAAATCCCGAGCGTGTCCGCCAGGACGTGCTCAACAAGCAGCTTTTGAAGAGCCGCGCGGAATTCGAATCGAGCGACTATCTCAGCCGCGATACCGCTGACGGGAACGACGAAGAGGAATGGCGCATCAGCCTGCGCCTGCTCGCGGACGAAGACGTCGACTACGGGCTGTTCGTTCACGAAATCGAGCGACAGGTGGAACCGTTTCTCGACGCGGCGAACGATCCCGACGTGCGCGGGGCCTCGGCCCTCTACACAGGAGTCACGCCAGTCGTTTACAAGGCCGAACGGGCGCTGCTCAACGGGTTGATCGAAAGCTTTTTCACCGCCTTTCTGATCATGGCCGCGGTGATGGCGATCGTTTACCGCAGCGTGCTGGCCGGTCTACTTGTGATGTTCCCGAACGTATGGCCGATGGCGGTCGTGTTCGGCTACTTGGGCTACGCCGGAGCCGTGATTGACATCGGCACCATGATGACGGCCAGCGTCGCCATGGGCGTGTCGGTCGACGATGCGGCCCACTATCTGACCTGGTTTCGTTTCGGGATCGGCCGTGGCTACGACCGAAAGACAGCCGCTGTGTTTGCGTATCGCAACGCCGCCGTGGCCATGGCGCAGAGCTCGATCATCGTCGGCTTAGGGCTGGCCGTGTTCGGCTTCAGCTCGTTCGTGCCGACCAAGATGTTCGGTCTGCTTATGCTGTTGCTCTTGGCCTGGGGGCTGTTCGCCGACCTGGTGCTGCTGCCGGCGATTGTGGCCGGCCCCCTGGGGCGCTTTTTCACGCGCGGCGTCAGGCCAGACATCGTGCATAGGCCGGACGAGGTATCGGGAGGCGGCGAGCTGGTGGGCGCTGGCGCAATCGCGGACAAGAGCGCTACTCAGTAGCTCTCTCCAGCGATTCAATACCTTGTGGCTCCGCGGCGGGACGCCACGGGGGGATTGTCCGCCCGGCCCTTACGCGGCGTTCGCCAGTCGCGGGCGAGCCACCAGTGGCACCCAATGCTGGTTTGAACAACGTCGTGGTGAATGATCGAGGGCACTGGGCACGCGCAGCATTGAAGGCCATCGTCCCGCCGCGATCCCAGTGCCCTCGATGAGAAGAATGCGCGCGACTTACGACGGCTTCTTGTCGTACACGCGCACGTAATCGATCCACCACCTGGCAGTGCTGCCGTCGGGCGGGCCGATCCAGCCGCCGTCGTCCCCCACGGCCAGGCTGAGCATCAGGTACATCGGCACGGCGGTTCCGGCCGGAGCTTTTTGCGTCAACACCAGCTTCCCGTCGAAGTACCAGTTCATTGTCGAGGCGGTCCACTCGAAGCCATAGGTGTGCATGGCCTGCGCAAGATTCGTACCGCCGTTCACGAAGGTGCCGGCCGTCGTGCCGCTGCCATAGATCACCGCCGGGTAGTACTCGTTATTGATGCGGCTGCTGAATTGAAAGATGTCGACCTCGGGAGGCCACACCACGTTGAACCAACTGCCGGTCCACTTCATCATCCACAGGCTGGGCCAGAATCCTTTGCCGCTGGGGGCCATGCACCGCATTTCCACATAGCCGTACTGAAAAGAGAAAATCCCTGCCGTCGACAAGACGCCCGAGGTATAGGTAAAAGGCGCCGGCAACCCGGGCGTGGGCGTGGCCGAAATGCCGACCATCGAGGCCCCTTGCGTGAAGGGATTGGGTCCCCACGTCTCGCCGTTTTGCACGTCGACATAGATCTGCACTTCGCCGGGCGATGCATTGCTGTTGACGCCCGATCCAAGCGGCCAACTGGTATTCCACTTCTTGGCCGCTCCGGCCGTGTAATCGGCTGCCGTGTCGAACTCCGAAGAAAACAGCAGCTTCGCCGGCGTGGTGGGAGTCGGCGTCGTGGGGGGCGGCGCCGGCTGGGGCGGTGGCTGCCGATGATGATGCTGCGCCTGGACATTCGCGGCGCAGACAATCAGGCATGCCGCCAGGGCGAAAGAACACTTCATGTCAAAGAACTCCTCAGTGCCCCTGAGGTTCTTTTCTGCTTACAAGAAATCTCCTTCCGCGCCCAGGACTCGACAGGAACGGATCGCAATTTTGAAATTTTTTTCACCGGCGATGTAAAAACGTGGTTCGAAATCGACCAACTTTCGCTGCGCAGGGGGGCGAATGCCCTTGCCGTAAATGCCCTATCCTGTGCAGCCGCCGCACCGCGGTTCCTTCCGGCCCACATGCGCAGCCGCCACGTCTTTTTCCGGTGCCTCGCCTCACTTGGCCGCCGGCTCGAGCACCGCGGCATAGAGCTTCTTGCGCGCGTCCTGCACGAACGTCGGCGTCGCCGGCATGAACTGGGTCATGCCGACGCAGATCAGGTCTTCGCGCGGCGCGATGAAGAATTGCGTGCTGGCCGCCCCGCCCCACCAGTACTCGCCCAGCGACCCGGCGGGCTCTCCCTTGGCCGTGTCGACCCGCACGGCAAAATCCAGCCCAAAGCCCGTATTCGCCATCGACAAGGGGCCCAGCGCGATCGGCACCAGTTTTTCCGGGAGATGGTTGCGGGTCATCAAATCGACCGTTTCCGGCTTGAGTATTCGCACCCCGTCAAGCTCGCCGCGGTTGAGCATCATCTGGCAGAAGCGCAGGTAGTCGTCGGCAGTCGAGACCAGGCCGCCGCCGCCGGACAGGAGCGCCGGCTTCGTGGCAAACTGGCTGTCTTTGCCGCCGTCGACAGGCGACAGCTTGCCGTCTTTCTTGCCGTAGTTGACCGTCATCCGATCGAGCTTGTCGGCCGGGACGTGAAAGCCGGTGTCGCTCATGGCCAGCGGCTTGAAGATGCGCTCGGCGAAATATTCGTCGAGTGGCTTGCCCGACAGCGCTTCGATCAGCTTGCCTTGCACGTCGACGGCGATGCTGTACATCCACTTTTCGCCCGGCTGCTGGGCCAGCGGAATCTTCACCAACCGTTCGACCATGTTGTCGAGGTTCTTCGTGCGGTCGAGAATCTTGGCCTCTTTGTACATTTCATCGACCGGCGAAATCGACAGCAGGCCATAGGCCAGCCCGGCGGTGTGTCGCATCAGGTCGCGAATGGTAATCGGCCGCGTCAACTTGGCGAGCTTGACCGTGCCGCCGTCTTCGCCTGCATATACCTTCACATCTTTGAAGGCGGGCAAATATTTCGACACCGGGTCGTCGAGATCGAATCGCCCCTCGTCGTAGAGCGTCATCAAGGCGACGCCCGTGATGGGCTTGGTCATCGAATAGATGCGAAACAGCGCATCGCGTCGCATCGCTTCGCCCGCTTCGATATTCATCTTGCCGTAGACACTGGTGTGGGCGACTTTGCCCTCGCGCGCCACCAACAGTACGATTCCGGCCAGTTTTCCTTCGTCGATATACGACCGCACGATGGGATCGATCTCGGCCAGGCGCTTGGCATCCAGTCCGACCCGATCAGGCGGGGCGTCGGGAAGCGGTGCGGCGAACGTCGCCCGGGAGCTAACCGAGAACAGGAACAATCCGACAACGAGCAGGCGCGAGCGCATGAGATTCCCCTTTCGTGAGCACCGATTAAGCCACCCCGGCCCGGGTGGCACTGATGAGGACGGTCATTGTCTCTGGCCGGGGCGCGGTACGCAACAAGTTTCGGCAGCCGCCCGGCGGATTGAATGCCGCATTCCGCCAGGGCATAATGCTTGCTCTCTGTCGACCGTTTCCTAAGGGGGGAAGCGGTCGGGCGTTTGTCGCCGCTGGCAAACCACACTTCGAGGGCGGAACAAGCATGCGCTCGCCAGTTCAACTCTCTATCGCAGTCGTGATCCTCGTTTCGTCAACCACGCAGCTATCGGCTGCGGACAAGGTCCCAATGCGTGACACCGTCGCGCGCGGCGCAACCGACGGCAGTTGGAAGTATTACGGTGGCGATGCGGCCAGCACGAAATATTCCACGCTCGACCAGATCAACGCCGAAAACGCAGGAAAACTGAAGCTGGCCTGGTCGTGGGATTCGCCCGACCTGCCGCTGCAAAAAGAGAACCGCGCGCTCGGTTCCTTCGCCTACGAGACCACACCGCTGGCCGTGGGCAATACGCTCTACATCAGCACGTCGCTTGCCCAGGTGGCGGCGGTCGACGGCCGCACCGGCAAGTCGATCTGGGTGTTCAATCCTGAAGTCTACAAGGCCGGCCGGCCGACGAACCTGGGTTACGTCCATCGCGGTGTCGCTTACTGGACCGACGGCAAGGAAGAGCGCATCCTGCTCGCCGGCCATGACGCGTACCTCTATGCCATCGACGCCAAGACCGGCAAGAAGATCGACAGCTTCGGCGAAGAAGGGCGCGTCAACCTGGCCAAGGCCATTCCGCTGGCCGTCAACGCCCGGAACTACACCATGACCTCGCCGCCCGTGATCTGCCGCGACGTGGTGATCGTGGGCTCGAGCATTTCCGACGGTCCGCAATACAAGGAAGCCCCGCGCGGCGACGTGCAGGCATTTGACGTCCGAACGGGCAAGCCGGCCTGGCTCTTCCACGCCATTCCGCAAGAGGGGGAATTCGGCAACGACACCTGGGAAGAAGATTCATGGAAGTACACCGGCAACGCCAACGTCTGGACGTTGATGACCACCGACGAAGAGTTGGGCTATGTGTACCTGCCGATGAGCACGCCGACCAACGACTGGTACGGCGGGCAGCGGCTGGGTAATGGACTGTTTGCCGAGGCGCTCGTCTGCCTGAACGCCAAGACCGGCGAACGAATCTGGCACTTCCAGACCGTGCATCACGGCGTGTGGGATTACGATCTGCCCGGCGCGCCGGTGCTGTGCGATATCAAAGTCGATGGTCAGCCGATCAAGGCCGTGGCGCAAATCACGAAGACGGGCTTCACGTTCGTTTTCGATCGCGTGACGGGCAAGCCGGTGTGGCCGATCGAGGAGCGCCCCGTGCCCCCATCGACAGTGCCCGGCGAGAGACTTTCGCCCACGCAGCCCTTCCCCACCAAGCCCGCGCCTTACGAACGGCAGGGATCGACCGAAGAGAACCTGGTCGATTTCACGCCCGAAATTCTCGCCGAGGCCAAAGAAATCATCAGTGATTACGATCACGGCCCTCTCTTCACGCCGCCGAGCGAGCGTGGCACGGTCAACCTGCCCGGCTGGGCCGGTGGAGCCAACTGGTGGGGCGCGGCGTTCGACCCGGAAACGGGTCTGTTCTATATTCCGTCGATCACGGCGCCGATCGTGGTGAAGCTGAACGAGCCTGATCCGGCCCGCTCGAACCTGCGTTACGTCCGCGGCGGACCGGCCTTTGCTGGCGGGCTGGACGGCCCGAAAGGCATCCCGCTCTTCAAGCCTCCGTACGGCCGCATCACGGCGATTAACCTGAACACGGGCGAGCACGCCTGGATGATTCCGCACGGCGACGGCCCGCGCAAGAAGATCAGCGAAATCGTCGGTCGCGACGTGGGCCCACTGGGCAGCGGCGGCGGCGGACCGCTTTTGACCAAGACCCTGCTCTTCGTCGGGCAGGGTGCTGCCGGGCGCGGTGGACGCTCGGGCGGAGCGGCGCACTTGTTCCGCGCTTTCGACAAAGCGTCGGGCAAGGTGATCGCCGAAATCCCACTCCCCGGTTCGCCCAGCGGCACGCCGATGACCTACATGGCCGACGGCAAGCAGTACATCGCCATGGCCACGAACGACGGACGCGTGGTCGCCTATAGCTTGGGCGAGTGACCAAGGACCTTTGAAGCTCATGGAAAACTCGCCGCGCGGCGGTCATCGGTTTTCCATCACGTCGCGGCAGGTGACGCTTGCAGCGGGGCTGGCCGTGGCGACGGTGGCCCTGATTGCCGCCGTGCCCGTGGCATTCGGATGGTCGTACAACCACGGCGATCCGGGCTGGATGGAGCTGGGACTGATCTTCTTCATCACGACGATTCCGGCCTGTGGCTTCGCGGCGGTGGGAGTGCTCTTTGGCCAAGGTGTGAAGGCTGCGCTGGGCGGGCTGTTCGTGGGCGTTACGCTGTGGCTGATACTGCGAATCACCCTCGGCTGACGAGAGTCGCCACCACGGAAAGTTCGCAAAACAAGGGTCATGTCCCGACGTGCCGCGGTGATGGTCTGGAACGCATTTCAGCCGGGCGTTAACCTTTAATGATCACTTATGCCCGCACGCAAAGGATATTTGGCCCAAGAGGTTTCTCTATGTCGACACGAATCGCAATTCTGTTTTTTGTCGCTGCCCTCGCCTGCTCGAACGTCGCTTGGGCCCAACTGCCGGCCGATTCGGTGATGCTCGACAAGGTGAAGATTCCTCAGAAGCAAAAGTCGGTCGATCTCTGCCCGGTGTACCTCGTGCCGTCGGACCCGAAGCTGCCGACGTGGGAGTACAAAGGAGTGACTTACCGCGGCAGCAAGCCTGACGCCAAAGAGAAATTCCTGGCCGATCCCGACAAGTACGCCAAGACGGCCGAAAAGGAGCGGTACATCAACAACTTCATGCAGGCGATGAGCATCGTCTGGTGCCCGGTGACCGACGAGATCAGCCCGGGCGGTATGACCCAGTGGAAAAAACTGGGCTACACATGGGAAAGCTGCTGCGCGTTCTGCGACGACAGCGTGACGGATGAGGATTTCCCTGCGGCCGTGAAGAAGCTGCGGACGCGGGCCGAAAAGTCGTATGAGCTGGTAGGCGCCAAATATACCGAAGGGGCCAAGAGCCCTGTCGAAGGGGCGATCAAGAAGCCAACGGCCGAAAAGAACTGATCGTACGCCCGGTTTCGAGGCGTGCCATGCTTTTTCGCCAAAGGCGAATAAGCATGCCGTTGTCATCAAGCGACACTGTCTGGCGCCTCACGACGGATGGACAAGCGCGTTGTCCGTGCCAACCAGTCGGTCTCTGATGGCCCGACGACAACGCTCGGTGCTACCATCCACGCTCCGCTATTTGATCCAACCGGCGACGTCCTTGGCCCAGTACGTGAGGATCATGTCGGCGCCGGCGCGGTGCATGGCCGTCAGCGATTCGAGCACGACCGTGCGCTCGTCGAGCCAGCCACGGCCGGCCGCGGCCTTCACCATGCTGTATTCGCCTGATACGTTGTAGGCAGCCAGGGGCACGCCGGGAAAACGATCGCGCACGCTGCGCAAGATGTCGAGATAAGCCAGCGCCGGCTTCACCATGATGATGTCGGCTCCCTCGGCCAGGTCGAGCTCGACTTCGCGCAAGGCCTGGCCCGGGTCGACGGCCGGGTCCATCTGGTACGTGCGGCGATCGCCGAAAGCCGGCGCGCTTTCGGCCGCGTCGCGGAACGGCCCGTAAAAAGCGCTCGCGTACTTGGCCGCATAGCTCATCACCGGCAAGTGCGCAAAGCCGGCCCCGTCGAGGGCGTGCCGGATCGCGGCGACCATGCCGTCCATCATCCCGCTAGGGGCCACCATGTCGACGCCGGCCTGGGCATGGCTGACGACTTGCTTGGCCAAAAGTGCAAGCGTCGCGTCGTTGTCGACGTCGGTCCGCCCCGTCGCTTGATTCACTACGCCGCAGTGGCCGTGATCGGTGTACTCGCAGAAACAGACGTCCGAGACGATGAGTAAGTCGGGCGTGGCGCGTTTCAGGGCTCGAATCGCCTGCTGCACAATGCCCGACTCGCTGTAGGCGTCGCGACCGAGCGCGTCCTTTTCGGGGGGGATACCGAAGAGAATGACGCCGCCAACGCCGGCAGCCCCTAATTGCTCGGCTTCGCGTACCATCTCATCGATCGAAAGCTGGAACACGCCCGGCATCGCGCCGATTTCCTGGCGGATATTGTTACCCGGACGTACGAAGAGAGGCTGGATCAGCCGCTTCGGGTCAAGCCGCACCGCCCGCACCATTTCGCGCAACCGCGGATGCTGCCGCAAACGGCGCAAGCGCGTGGTGGGGAAACCGGGTTGCGAGGGCTGCGGGTTGCTCATGGACGCTTTCGGGCAAATGTTCATTGCGTGGGGGGCGAACTCTTATGATGGTCTGCCGCCGTGCGGGCCGCCAGACCGGCCCTGGCACGTTCGACCACGGGGGTTGCCCACGGCTTGTCGCTGTAGAGCTTGATAATGGCCTCGCGCATCTCGCGCGCCGCCGCAGGATCGGTGCTCGCAAGCGCGTCGGCCGTATCCAGCCTCCCTTGCAACACTTGCACGTCGTAGCGCGATCGCTCATCGATTTGAGCTTGCAATTGCGCCAATTGCTGGCGCGCCAGTTTCAACGACTCCTGATCGGCCGGCAGCAGCCCGCCGTCGTTGTCATAAAGTGCCAGAAGCGCCTGCAAACGTTCCGCGGCCAACTCGGGGTTGAGCTTCGCGAGAGACATGGCTTCCAGGTAGCCCCGATCCACCAGCGACGCATTTTCTACGGCGGCGGTCGAGCGGGCGCGGCGTTCGGCCTGGCGACCGGCGCGATATAGGCGGATCGCTTCCCGATGCTGCTTAACGATCGGAGCACGCGGATCGTCGGGATAATGGGCGAGAAACGACTCGATATCGCGATCGGCCGCCTGCAGCGACGCGACGTCGCCGGGAACGACGGTGTTTTCGATCCGCGCGTACATCCGATCGGCCGACGCCGGCTGCATCATCCACCAGGTGCCGGCCGCCAATGCCGTCACCGCAATGCCGAGGGCGACCGTCTGCAAGACATTCCGCGGCGTCGCGTGCTCGCGCGGAGCGTCGGTGCGGCGGTGTTCTTCTTCCGAAACGGTTACGAAGCTTGAGGCGGGCTTCTCGGTTGCAGCCGGGGCCGTCGGCACGCCGGCCCGCTGCTCCCCGGTTTTGGCCGCGGTAACCGACACCAGGTCGATCGTCGCCTTGAGCGCCCGTTCATGGCGCGCGGCTGCCGTAAGCTCGTGAGGACCGGCCGGCGGCGTAAGCTCGTATTCGCCGGAATCAGCGTCCGACGCTGCGTCCTGGTCTTCCGGCACTACCGGCTGCCCGGGCGCGGTCATCGTGGCGCTCGACACGCTGACGATCGGCGGTTGCGTAATGTCGCGCGTGGGCGCGGAGAGCGAAGGCTCGATGCGCTGCGACAGGCCGTGCCGCATCGCTTCCAGTCGGCGCGACAAGACCATGGCCGTCGCGATGCGCTGATCGGGATCCTTGATCAGCAAGTCGGAAATGATGACTTGCAGTTCCTCCGGCACATCGGGAGCGTACCGGCGCACGGGGTCCGGCTCGGCAAAACGCTGCAATTGCAACATCTCGAGCAGTGTCGCGGCCTTAAACGGCGGCCGGCCCGCCAGCAGCGTGTACATCACGCCGCCCAGGCTGTAGAGGTCGCAGCGCGGCGTGATCGGGCGTCCGTCGGTCTGCTCCGGGGCCATGTATTCGGCGGTGCCCAATACGCCGCCGACGGCCGTCAGGCCTGTCGAGCCAAACAGCTTGGCGATGCCGAAGTCAGACAGCTTGACCTGTCCCTCTTGCGAGACGAGCAAGTTGGCCGGTTTGATATCGCGGTGAATGACGCCACGGTCGTGCGCGTGTTTGAGGGCCCGGCACGTTTGAATGGCATAGTCCGTGACTTCGCGCCAGGCGAACTTTCGGCCCGCCTGTAGATCGTCTTCCAAGCTGCGGCCGACGATCAGCTCCATGGCGTAGAAGAGGTGGTTGTCCTCTTCGCCAAAGCCGTACAGGCGAACGATATTCGGATGGCGCAACTTGCGCAGCGTTTCGATCTCGGATTTGAAACGCTCGCGAAAGCCGTCATCGTGGGCGAGCGTCGCGGAGAGAATCTTGATGGCCGCCGGCTCGCCCGTATCGCGCAGGATGCCTTCGTAGACGGTCCCCATGCCGCCCCGTCCGAGCTGGCGATTGATTTTGTACGGGCCAAGTTGCTCGATTTGCATGGTCCGACCGCACGGCGACAAAGGAGTCGAATTCTCGCAGCGAGACTCGCACCGGCTGCGCGAGCATCGCGCGGCGAACTGGCCCGGCGACTTACCCCGCTTGCAGCTGCGAACTTCCCCTCCTGCTAATCTAGCCCCGAACGAGGGAAGCAGCCAGCACGTTCACATTCCGATGGCTGACGAGGGGTGCATGATTAGAGTCTAATTGCGGGCTCGAATTCATTTGTGGTGCAGGCGTCCCGCCTGCCCCTCAGGAGAACTGCAAAGTCTGTAGCCAGGGTCTGCGACCCGGAAGCGGCACGTGAAATCCCGGCCCTCACAGAGGCCGGCTACAGAAAATTCGCGCGCAGAATCTCAACTTTGCAGTTCTCTTGGCCCGCCGCCGGCCATCCTTGCGAGAAACGGTCCGCAGGCCGATAATCGCCGGCTCGCCGGTGCGGCTTGTGTCGGCGTCCACTGAATCGGCAACAGGAATCCACAGAAGTGTCCAACGACTATCTGACCCTTGCGCGCAACGAGAACCAGGCCCGCGGTATTGCTCAGTATGCGATCGACTTTCTCGGCGGGCGGTTCACCGGCCCGGCCGAATCGGTCTATCGGATGGTGGAGCGATTTCATCTCGACAGCATCGCCTGCGGCGTCTCGGCACTGGCTTGCGGCACGAACGCCCCCACGGTGCTGCGGCGCGAGGCGCTGGAATACAAAAACCCGCAAGGCGTGCCCTGCCTGGGCTCGACCGAGCGCGTGATGCCCGAGAAGGCGGTGCTGGCCAATAGCTCGGCGGTGCGCGAGTGGGATTCGAACGGCACGAACTTCGGCTACAACCCGGCCCGTGGCTACACGCGTGGCGAATTCGGCCACAACGACTTCTATCCCGTGGCGGTCGCCGCGGCGCAGTTGCGCGGACTTGACGGCCGGCAGACGCTGGCGGCGATGATCGCGCTGGATGAGATTCGCGGTCGCCTGGCCGAGGTCTTCGCTCTGAAGGATTACAAGATCGACCACGTCGTACACGGGGCGATTGGCTCGGCCGCCGTCTATGGCGCGATCATGGGCGCCACGGTTGATCAGATCGAATCGGCCATCGGCATGGTCGTGGCACATTACATTCCCTTTCGTGCCATCCGGGCGGGGCATCAATTGTCGGACTCGAAGGGGGCATCGGCCGCGATCAGCACCGAGGTGGCCGTGCTGTCGATGCGCCGC from Pirellulales bacterium encodes:
- a CDS encoding MMPL family transporter; the encoded protein is MFFERYSKIILGAAILVLPVLAYGAIRAAGTNRNDVKDWLPETFQETQDYHWFQKHFENETQVLVSWPGATLEDPRVEKFARLVDARRSGTDGPIDTALFSTVLTGPEVVERLTRAPVNLTRAEAAARLAGVLVGKDHRQVSAVVSLSPKGQVDLHDTLAQLEKAAEMATGLSARDIYMGGPPVDNVAIDDESAGTLRYLAGLSALTGLGLAYWCMRQWGLTVLICTAAVYSALVALAMVYFTGNMMDAIMYSMPPVVYTAALSGAIHIINYYRATVGEGGRAGAAGRALRRAWLPCMLSAMTTAIGLGSLCISELVPIRLFGFYSCLGVLCTLALLFTCVPAALQLWPPRPVAPPAIHPWDEPTDGRWFHRLGLKLAWGIVGHHALVILAFATTLVGLGIGARYVKTSVSIANLFSPEAELVRKYEWLQEHLGGLIPMEVIIRFDNRENQQSFLERLTLVDRIERHLVALPEVSSSMSPVTFAPSLDQPVSSGGRGASKAMQRLLVRNPERVRQDVLNKQLLKSRAEFESSDYLSRDTADGNDEEEWRISLRLLADEDVDYGLFVHEIERQVEPFLDAANDPDVRGASALYTGVTPVVYKAERALLNGLIESFFTAFLIMAAVMAIVYRSVLAGLLVMFPNVWPMAVVFGYLGYAGAVIDIGTMMTASVAMGVSVDDAAHYLTWFRFGIGRGYDRKTAAVFAYRNAAVAMAQSSIIVGLGLAVFGFSSFVPTKMFGLLMLLLLAWGLFADLVLLPAIVAGPLGRFFTRGVRPDIVHRPDEVSGGGELVGAGAIADKSATQ
- a CDS encoding glycoside hydrolase family 16 protein — protein: MKCSFALAACLIVCAANVQAQHHHRQPPPQPAPPPTTPTPTTPAKLLFSSEFDTAADYTAGAAKKWNTSWPLGSGVNSNASPGEVQIYVDVQNGETWGPNPFTQGASMVGISATPTPGLPAPFTYTSGVLSTAGIFSFQYGYVEMRCMAPSGKGFWPSLWMMKWTGSWFNVVWPPEVDIFQFSSRINNEYYPAVIYGSGTTAGTFVNGGTNLAQAMHTYGFEWTASTMNWYFDGKLVLTQKAPAGTAVPMYLMLSLAVGDDGGWIGPPDGSTARWWIDYVRVYDKKPS
- a CDS encoding serine hydrolase domain-containing protein, producing the protein MRSRLLVVGLFLFSVSSRATFAAPLPDAPPDRVGLDAKRLAEIDPIVRSYIDEGKLAGIVLLVAREGKVAHTSVYGKMNIEAGEAMRRDALFRIYSMTKPITGVALMTLYDEGRFDLDDPVSKYLPAFKDVKVYAGEDGGTVKLAKLTRPITIRDLMRHTAGLAYGLLSISPVDEMYKEAKILDRTKNLDNMVERLVKIPLAQQPGEKWMYSIAVDVQGKLIEALSGKPLDEYFAERIFKPLAMSDTGFHVPADKLDRMTVNYGKKDGKLSPVDGGKDSQFATKPALLSGGGGLVSTADDYLRFCQMMLNRGELDGVRILKPETVDLMTRNHLPEKLVPIALGPLSMANTGFGLDFAVRVDTAKGEPAGSLGEYWWGGAASTQFFIAPREDLICVGMTQFMPATPTFVQDARKKLYAAVLEPAAK
- a CDS encoding pyrroloquinoline quinone-dependent dehydrogenase, encoding MRDTVARGATDGSWKYYGGDAASTKYSTLDQINAENAGKLKLAWSWDSPDLPLQKENRALGSFAYETTPLAVGNTLYISTSLAQVAAVDGRTGKSIWVFNPEVYKAGRPTNLGYVHRGVAYWTDGKEERILLAGHDAYLYAIDAKTGKKIDSFGEEGRVNLAKAIPLAVNARNYTMTSPPVICRDVVIVGSSISDGPQYKEAPRGDVQAFDVRTGKPAWLFHAIPQEGEFGNDTWEEDSWKYTGNANVWTLMTTDEELGYVYLPMSTPTNDWYGGQRLGNGLFAEALVCLNAKTGERIWHFQTVHHGVWDYDLPGAPVLCDIKVDGQPIKAVAQITKTGFTFVFDRVTGKPVWPIEERPVPPSTVPGERLSPTQPFPTKPAPYERQGSTEENLVDFTPEILAEAKEIISDYDHGPLFTPPSERGTVNLPGWAGGANWWGAAFDPETGLFYIPSITAPIVVKLNEPDPARSNLRYVRGGPAFAGGLDGPKGIPLFKPPYGRITAINLNTGEHAWMIPHGDGPRKKISEIVGRDVGPLGSGGGGPLLTKTLLFVGQGAAGRGGRSGGAAHLFRAFDKASGKVIAEIPLPGSPSGTPMTYMADGKQYIAMATNDGRVVAYSLGE
- the hemB gene encoding porphobilinogen synthase; its protein translation is MSNPQPSQPGFPTTRLRRLRQHPRLREMVRAVRLDPKRLIQPLFVRPGNNIRQEIGAMPGVFQLSIDEMVREAEQLGAAGVGGVILFGIPPEKDALGRDAYSESGIVQQAIRALKRATPDLLIVSDVCFCEYTDHGHCGVVNQATGRTDVDNDATLALLAKQVVSHAQAGVDMVAPSGMMDGMVAAIRHALDGAGFAHLPVMSYAAKYASAFYGPFRDAAESAPAFGDRRTYQMDPAVDPGQALREVELDLAEGADIIMVKPALAYLDILRSVRDRFPGVPLAAYNVSGEYSMVKAAAGRGWLDERTVVLESLTAMHRAGADMILTYWAKDVAGWIK